The DNA region CGCGAAGCGCCCGCGCACGGCAAGCTGCTGCTCGTGCTGGGCCGCGACGCGCGCGAGCTGAAGATCGCCGCTAACGCGCTGTCGCTCGGCGAGGCGGCCCTGTCGGGCACCGTGCAGACCATCACGCATGTCGACGCGCCGCGCGCGCGTCAGCCGTACGACGCGCCCGGCTGGCTGCCGACCGATCGCCCCGTGCGCTTCGGCGAACTGGCCGTGCCGAAGGACCTGTCCGTGCGCGGCTATAACGGCGACGTCGTGCGCGTGGATCTGCGCATTGCGCCCGATCTGTTCACGTGGCGCACGAAGGGCGTGCCCATCGACCTGCGCTATCGCTTCACCGTGCGCCCCGCGCCGGACCGCTCGACGCTCAACATCAGCGTCAACAACAACTTCGTGCAGGCGCTGCGGATTCCCGCGCAGTCGTCGTCGATGCTCGATCTCGGCCGCTATCTGAACCGGATGCTGCCCGATCACACGGCGCCCGCATCGAAAGAAATCTACATTCCGCCGCATCTGCTCGCGTCCCAGGCGCAATTGCGCTTCCACTTCTACTACGACATGCCGAAGACGGGCGAATGCCAGGGGCAGGTTCTCGACAACGTGCGCGGCGAGATCGATCCCGATTCGACCATCGACCTGTCGTCGTTCCCGCACTATATGGCGCTGCCCGATCTGGCCGCGTTCGCGAACAGCGGCTGGCCGTTCACGAAGCTTGCCGACCTGTCGCAGACGGCTGTGATCCTGCCCGTCAACGCGAACCCGAGCGACTACAGCCTGTATCTGACGGTGATGGGCCGCATGGGCGCGTCGACGGCGTATCCCGTCACGGCCGTGACCGTCGCGACGTCCGCCGACGTGCAGCGTCTCGCCGACAAGGACCTGCTCGTGATCGGCGCGCCCGGCCAGCAGCCGTTGCTGACCAGCTGGGAAGCGAACATGCCGTTCTCCGCCGCCGACGACTCGCGCCGCATGCAGTTCTCGAACGTGTCGTTCCGCATCGCTAACTGGTGGCACGGCGATCGCGGCGGCGTGCGCACCGCGGGGCGCGCGGATCTGTCGCTGGTGAGCTCGTCGGGCGATGCGATCATCACCGGCTTCCAGTCGCCGCTGGAAAAAGGCCGCAGCGTGGTCGCGCTGATCTCGGCGCCCGGCCAGTCCGACACCGATCTGACCAACGCGCTGCTCGACGCCGATCTCGTCCAGTCGATCCAGGGCGGCTTGACCGTGGTGCGCGGCAGGACGCTCGAAGTCGTGTCGAACGGCGACGTGTATTACGTCGGCCATCTGTCGCCCATCGAGTACATGCGCTGGGCGTTGTCCGTGCATCCGCTGCTGTTGCTGCTCGCCGGGCTGATCGCGGCGCTGATCATCGCGGCCGTGTTCTACCGGCTGTTGCGCGCGGTCGCTGCGCGCCGGCTGAAGGATTGACATGAGGGCATCGTTTTTCTCACGCCCGTTGCGCGCCGCGCTCGCGTGCGCGGGCGTCATGGTCGGCATGTTGGGCGAGGCGCACGCCGCGGCGTGCGACGACTGGTCAGCGTATCGCGCGTTCGTGTCGCGTTTCGTGCAGCAGGACGGGCGCGTCGTCGATTTCTCCACGCCCACGCTGCAGACCACGTCGGAGGGCCAGTCGTACGGCATGTTCTTCGCGCTCGTCGCGAACGACCGCGCGACCTTCGAGCGTGTGCTGCGCTGGACGCGCGCGAACCTGTCGGCGGGACGTTTCGACGGCGACGACGTGAAGCTGCCTGCATGGCAATGGGGCAAGAAACCGGATGGCTCGTACGGCGTGCTCGACCCGAACTCGGCGGCGGACTCGGACCTGTGGATCGCCTACGATCTGTTCGAGGCGGGCCGTCTGTGGCATGAGCCGGCGTATACGAAGCTCGCGTATGCGCTCGTCACGCAGATCGAGAGGCAGGAAGTCGCCGATCTGCGCGGGCTCGGTCCGATGCTGCTGCCCGGTCCGCAAGGTTTCCGCAACGGCAACACGACGCGCCTGAATCCAGGCTACCTGCCGTTGCCGCTGCTGCGCGCGCTCGCCGCGCAGTCGCCCAACGGTCCGTGGGCGCGCGTCGCGGACAATGCTTTCAAGCTCGTCAAGACCACCGCGCCGCTCGGCTTCGCGCCGGACTGGGCCGCTTATCGTGACGGGCAATTCATCGTCGATCCGCAAAAGGGCGATGTGGGCAGCTACGATGCGATTCGCGTCTATCTGTGGGCGGGTTTGACCGCGCCCGCCGATCCGCTCGCCAGGCCGTGGCTCGCTGCATTGCACGGCATGCGCGACCGGATCGCGCAGACGGGCGTGCCGCCCGAGAAAATCGCGACGACCACGGGCAACGCGACGGGGGAAGGCCCGATCGGTTTCTGGGGCGCGCTGTTGCCGTATTTCCGCGCGTTCGGCGACACGCGCGCAGCGGGGCTCGCGCAAACGCATCTGGCCGCGCTCGCCACGCCGACACCCGCGCCTGCACCAGGCGCAGGCCAGGCCACGCAAAACCAGCCTGTCTATTACGACGAGGTGTTGATGCTCTTCGGTACAGGGTCGGCAGACGGCCGCTACCGCTTCGATGAAAACGGCCGTCTCGTGCCGCGTTGGGAGAACACATGCCAATCCGCCAACGCGCGCTCGTAATCGGCGTCGCGCTCACGCTCGGCGCGGGCGCGGCGGCGTCGGCATTCGCGCAGGCGCAGACGAACGATCCGATGAACGTCCTGATCGATCAGGGCAAGTACTGGCAGTCGCACAAGCGCGGCGACCTCGCCGAGCAGGCGTGGCTCAAGGTCTTGCGCATCGATCCGAAGCAGGCCGACGCACTGTACGGCATGGGTATCGTGATGGCTGACCGCAAGGACGGCGCGGGTGCGCAGCAGTATCTGGCGCGCCTGCGCCAGGCCGCGCCGAACTATCCGGACATCGACGAACTCGCGCGGCGTCTCGGGCAGTCGAGTCCCACGGACCAGGCCGTCAACGACGCGCGGCGTCTCGCGCAGGCCGGGCAGCAGGCGTCGGCGGCGCAGGCCTACCGGCAGGCGCTCGGCACGAAGCCGACCAATCCGCAGCTCGCACTGGAGTATTACCAGACGCTCGGTTCGTCGCCGCAAGGCTGGGAAGAGGCACGCCGCGGGCTGGAGCAACTGGCGCGCGAACATCCCGACGATCCGCGCTTCGCGCTCGCCTATGCACAGCATCTGACGTATCGCGAAGCGAATCGGCGCGAGGGTATCGGGCAGCTTGCGCAGTTATCGAAGGATTCCGTTGTCGGCGCGCAGGCGAAGGCGGCCTGGCGCCAGGCGCTGTTGTGGCTCGGCGTGCGTGCCTCCGATGCGCCGCTTTTTCAGGCGTATCTGTCCACTGTTCCCGACGATGCCGCCGTCAAGGCGCGTGCCGATTCGATTGCGGAACAGGACCGGCGCGCAAGCGAGCGCGCGCAGCAGAACGCGGGCGCCGACGCGCGCGGCCGCACCATCGCCGAAGGCTTCACGGCGCTCGATCGCGGCGACCTCGTGACGGCGAAGGCGCGCTTCACGTCGGTGCTCGCCGGTGCGCCGAACGACGGCGACGCGCTCGGCGGCATGGGTGTCGCGTTGCTCAAGCAGGAGCAGTTCGCGCAGGCCCGCGACTATCTGCTGCGCGCATCGCAGGCGGGCGGCGCGGCGCGCTGGCGCGAGGCGCTCAATAGCGCGACGTACTGGATGTACACCAGCGAGGGCCTTGGCGAGCAGAGCAACGGCAATCTCGCGCAAGCGAAGGCGTCGTTCGAGAAAGCGATTGCCGTGAGTCCCGGCGATGTCACGGCGCAAACCGCGCTGGGCGATCTGCTGATGCAAAGCGGCGACCCGCGCGGCGCGGAAGCGGCGTTCCGGATGGCGTTGCGCCGCCAGGCAGATAACCCCGATGCGATACGCGGCCTCGTCGGCGCGCTTGCCGCACAGGGGCGCGGCGACGAAGCGCTCAGCTTCGCGAACCAGTTGACGGATGAGCAGCGCAAGAAAGTGGGCGGCGCGGACCGTCTGCGCGGCGAGGCGCAAGCGGCGCAGGCGCGTGCCGCCGAAGCGCGCGGCGATCTGGGCAATGCGCGCAGCCTGTTCGAGGACGCGCTGCTGAGCAATCCCGACGATCCGTGGCTGAGGCTCGACCTCGCCCGCATCTACGCGAAGCAGGGCGCGTATGCGAATGCGAAAAGCATCATGGATGGCTTGATCGCGTTGCATCCGGACATGCCCGATGCATTCTATGCCAGCGCGCTGCTCGCGGCCGACATGCAGGACTGGCGCTATGGACTGTCGCAACTCGAACGCATTCCGCTCAACAAACGCACCGACGCAATGGCGGTGCTGCAGCATCGGC from Paraburkholderia caribensis includes:
- the bcsB gene encoding cellulose biosynthesis cyclic di-GMP-binding regulatory protein BcsB, which encodes MGILRYDDACSAAKRAGLRRAARSLTRNGLRLPLRATLAATLFALLFVTTVPTVQAASDAAPSASPGAIPATRAELAAKPGTTPATTPLVPSAPASNGLPPLPSAKPVDSRAGLQPAFAEPAPQPFAVVRGGRDTMPTTADNGTAVSGGRRQTFTFAQLGALDPLQLRGVDGQNGVPFSVRADEVVTGANLHLIYSYSPSLLSNLSHLKVLVNGEVAATLPLPREQAGTLLARDIPLEPRLITEFNHLNVQLIGHYTQGCEDPASSALWATVSNASTLDLTFASLAAKPDLGALPLPFFDRRDIRRLELPFVFSARPSPQALEAAGAVASWFGSLAGYRGALFPAQLDNAPLAGNAVVFATNDERPAGVTLPTINGPMLAVVDREAPAHGKLLLVLGRDARELKIAANALSLGEAALSGTVQTITHVDAPRARQPYDAPGWLPTDRPVRFGELAVPKDLSVRGYNGDVVRVDLRIAPDLFTWRTKGVPIDLRYRFTVRPAPDRSTLNISVNNNFVQALRIPAQSSSMLDLGRYLNRMLPDHTAPASKEIYIPPHLLASQAQLRFHFYYDMPKTGECQGQVLDNVRGEIDPDSTIDLSSFPHYMALPDLAAFANSGWPFTKLADLSQTAVILPVNANPSDYSLYLTVMGRMGASTAYPVTAVTVATSADVQRLADKDLLVIGAPGQQPLLTSWEANMPFSAADDSRRMQFSNVSFRIANWWHGDRGGVRTAGRADLSLVSSSGDAIITGFQSPLEKGRSVVALISAPGQSDTDLTNALLDADLVQSIQGGLTVVRGRTLEVVSNGDVYYVGHLSPIEYMRWALSVHPLLLLLAGLIAALIIAAVFYRLLRAVAARRLKD
- the bcsZ gene encoding cellulose synthase complex periplasmic endoglucanase BcsZ, with the protein product MRASFFSRPLRAALACAGVMVGMLGEAHAAACDDWSAYRAFVSRFVQQDGRVVDFSTPTLQTTSEGQSYGMFFALVANDRATFERVLRWTRANLSAGRFDGDDVKLPAWQWGKKPDGSYGVLDPNSAADSDLWIAYDLFEAGRLWHEPAYTKLAYALVTQIERQEVADLRGLGPMLLPGPQGFRNGNTTRLNPGYLPLPLLRALAAQSPNGPWARVADNAFKLVKTTAPLGFAPDWAAYRDGQFIVDPQKGDVGSYDAIRVYLWAGLTAPADPLARPWLAALHGMRDRIAQTGVPPEKIATTTGNATGEGPIGFWGALLPYFRAFGDTRAAGLAQTHLAALATPTPAPAPGAGQATQNQPVYYDEVLMLFGTGSADGRYRFDENGRLVPRWENTCQSANARS